The stretch of DNA ATTTAATTGAAACTCAGTATTTCAAAATATTTGGAGAACCTTATGAAAATACTAAAAAATGGAAAACTAAGCCACTTAATGATATTGTTAAAAATATTAAAACAGGTTGGAGCATTGGAGGAGAACGTAGATTAAAACAAGATGATGAATATGGTGTATTAATGGTTAGTGCGGTAACTACAGGCGAGTTTAAACCAAATGAGTATAAAGCAATTCCCAAAGAAAAGATTACAAGAGATATTATTACAGTTCAAAAAGGTGATTTACTATTTTCAAGAGCAAATACATTAAAATATGTTGCTGCAACATGTATTGTAGAAGAAGATTACCCTAAGTTATTCTTACCAGATAAATTGTGGAAAATCATTGTTGATAAGAAACAAATAACTCCAGAGTATTTAAAATTGACTTTGAGTAGTGTTACTTTTAATGAAAACTTATCTCGTTCGGCAACAGGTTCAAGCAGTTCTATGCTAAATATTTCTAAACGTAAGTTAAAAGAAACTATAATTCCTGTACCTCCTTTAGAAAAGCAGAAAGAACTATCCACAATATATTGGAAAATCAGAGGAATGAAATCTAAAAAAAGAAAATCGTTAGAGTATATAGAAACACTTTTCAACTCAATTCTCCAAAGAGCATTTAACGGTCAACTTAATTTCGACCATAATTTAGAGTTAAATTCATTGTTAAATAAAATTGATTTAGAAGCAAAAGAAAATGATTTATCTTCCATCAAAAATGACGATACTTATTTTCAGTTGTTGATAGATAGATTAAATAATCAAAAATTTGAGACCATTGATTTATACAATAAAGCTAAATATGCTGTTTTTGAATTGCTAAAAACCAAAGAAGGCATAGAACAGGTTTATGATACTACTTCAAAAAAAATAAAGTTAGCTTCCAAATGAAATTACTCCGCTTAACCATCAATGAAGAATTTAGAAGTCTGCACAAAGGATTTACGATTAATTTCCATCAAATGACAAAAAAAGGGATGTCATTGATGGAAGAGTTTCAGCCTTTCTGTTTTGCGGGTTTAAATGGAAGTGGAAAATCCAATGTATTAGAGGCTTTGGCTTCGATTTTCTATCATTTGGAGTTTTGTGTAGCTAAATATCATCCCGATAATTTTAATTTTAGACGAGAAGTTTCTAAGCCAGATGCCTTTGAATTGGAGTATTTAATAGGCGAAAAGGAGCATACAGAGTATAAAATAAGTAATTTAAATAAAGTTTTGATTACTAAAGAAATAGGTGGAATTCCTCAAATGACCGTTGAAAAAGTTAATAGTGAAGATAAGGGAACAACATTTCCACTTAACCCAGCCGAAACCGATAATCAGATAGTCGGACAAAGTTACTTACCTGATATTGTTATAGGATATTCATCGGGTGAAAATGAAATATTAAGTCTACCGTTTCTAAAAAGTCGGTTAGTTAATTTTGATGAATACGTTGAAACATTTTATAGTAAGGCTGTATTTAATGAACCGCAAAGTAGCTTGATTTATGTTGATGAAGAAATGAGCCAAGCTGTATTATTAGCAGCATTAATTTTTGAAGATGATGACACTTTAGAACCTTTAAGAGATGAATTGGGAATTATTGGTTTGAGAAGCTTTAGAATACATTTGAATAACCATGGATTAACCTTTCCCAAAGATGGTAATACAGGGGATTACAGAATTCCAATTTTAGGACATATTGATGACGAAATAAAAAAACTGAAACAATGCTCAACATCTTGGTTTGAATTTAAAGATGAAAACGTGAGTGATTTTTATGATTTTAAAACCATTATAATAGATTTTTTTATAGATGAAGAAGGCAATACTCAAAAAATTTTTAAAGAATATTTTAAATCATCTTTTGAATTATTTCGTTTTTTTCAAACACTCTATGAATTGAATTTTAATGTTGTAAATGAAGGAATAAAAAAAGATGTTTACCAATCAACAGGTGTTTATACAAAAAATAAAATTTCTATCCCTGCCCCAAATGACCAAGTATTTAGATTTCAAAATCTTAAAAATAGAAGAAGGACAACCTCCAAAAGAATTGCTATTGCGTAATTTTTCGGATGGTGAGCATCAGTTTTTGCATACCATTGGAATTTGTATGATGCTCAAACGTAGAAGATCCTTACTATTGTTGGATGAACCCGAAACACATTTCAATCCAAGTTGGCGGGCAAAGTTCATCAAAACACTAAATCAAAGTATAACAGCAGGAAGCTTAAATCTTGATAATATCAATATTC from Chitinophagales bacterium encodes:
- a CDS encoding restriction endonuclease subunit S, whose protein sequence is MIKKLKDICKFLSGYNWKSSKFSDEGIPIIRIGNLNTTHSNFKYWNDSYDKKYIIKHGDILVSLSGTIKVAKWIGKNALLNQRIVKITAKENINVDWVFYQIKYAIEQIEAKAKQATIKNVSINDLKKIEVEVPDLETQNKIVAVLDKASNLIEKRKGSIELLDDLIETQYFKIFGEPYENTKKWKTKPLNDIVKNIKTGWSIGGERRLKQDDEYGVLMVSAVTTGEFKPNEYKAIPKEKITRDIITVQKGDLLFSRANTLKYVAATCIVEEDYPKLFLPDKLWKIIVDKKQITPEYLKLTLSSVTFNENLSRSATGSSSSMLNISKRKLKETIIPVPPLEKQKELSTIYWKIRGMKSKKRKSLEYIETLFNSILQRAFNGQLNFDHNLELNSLLNKIDLEAKENDLSSIKNDDTYFQLLIDRLNNQKFETIDLYNKAKYAVFELLKTKEGIEQVYDTTSKKIKLASK
- a CDS encoding restriction system-associated AAA family ATPase translates to MKLLRLTINEEFRSLHKGFTINFHQMTKKGMSLMEEFQPFCFAGLNGSGKSNVLEALASIFYHLEFCVAKYHPDNFNFRREVSKPDAFELEYLIGEKEHTEYKISNLNKVLITKEIGGIPQMTVEKVNSEDKGTTFPLNPAETDNQIVGQSYLPDIVIGYSSGENEILSLPFLKSRLVNFDEYVETFYSKAVFNEPQSSLIYVDEEMSQAVLLAALIFEDDDTLEPLRDELGIIGLRSFRIHLNNHGLTFPKDGNTGDYRIPILGHIDDEIKKLKQCSTSWFEFKDENVSDFYDFKTIIIDFFIDEEGNTQKIFKEYFKSSFELFRFFQTLYELNFNVVNEGIKKDVYQSTGVYTKNKISIPAPNDQVFRFQNLKNRRRTTSKRIAIA